From Spirosoma aerolatum, one genomic window encodes:
- a CDS encoding HipA family kinase: protein MVRTTQPELRTVNVTRYVTPLREGGSLPAIVEADDNFLYVLKFRGAGQGTKALIAELVAGEIARLLGFRVPEIVFINLDVAFGRSEPDEEIQDLLRASEGLNLGLHYLSGAITFDPILNDLSPRLASQIVWLDAFVMNVDRTARNTNMLMWHKELWLIDHGASLYVHHTGPTWPEQSRRPFTQIKDHVLLPQATELDAVDAEFRQLLTPDHIQAIVSLIPDDWLMNNGSTDFPSDQRQVYARFLEDRLASSELFVNEAKNARNTLV, encoded by the coding sequence ATGGTGCGCACTACTCAACCTGAACTCCGAACGGTCAACGTCACACGCTATGTTACGCCACTGCGTGAAGGCGGTTCGCTACCGGCCATTGTCGAAGCCGATGACAATTTTTTGTATGTGCTGAAGTTTCGCGGAGCGGGTCAGGGCACCAAAGCATTGATTGCCGAATTAGTGGCCGGTGAGATCGCACGATTACTGGGTTTTCGTGTGCCTGAAATCGTCTTTATCAATCTGGATGTGGCCTTTGGACGCAGCGAACCCGACGAAGAAATTCAGGATTTGCTACGTGCCAGTGAAGGGCTAAATCTGGGCCTTCATTATCTGTCGGGCGCCATTACCTTCGACCCGATCCTGAACGACCTATCGCCCCGGCTGGCTTCGCAGATTGTCTGGCTCGATGCATTCGTGATGAATGTGGACCGGACGGCCCGTAATACGAACATGCTCATGTGGCATAAGGAGTTGTGGCTGATCGATCATGGGGCTTCACTCTACGTGCATCATACCGGCCCTACCTGGCCAGAGCAAAGCCGACGACCGTTTACCCAGATCAAAGACCACGTATTGCTGCCCCAGGCAACAGAACTGGATGCCGTAGATGCCGAATTCCGGCAGTTACTAACCCCAGACCATATCCAAGCCATTGTATCGCTCATACCCGACGACTGGTTGATGAACAATGGCTCAACGGACTTCCCCTCCGACCAGCGGCAGGTGTATGCCCGTTTTTTAGAGGACCGACTAGCCTCATCCGAACTATTTGTCAACGAAGCGAAGAATGCCAGAAATACACTTGTTTGA
- a CDS encoding DUF3037 domain-containing protein has protein sequence MPEIHLFEYAVIRVVPCVERQEFLNVGVIVYCRAQGFLQTRFALNEARLKAFSAKLDLDELIGRLGAFERICAGKADGGPIGKLAIAERFRWLTATRSTVVQTSPVHPGLCTNAAETLDNLFEQLVL, from the coding sequence ATGCCAGAAATACACTTGTTTGAGTACGCCGTTATCCGGGTGGTGCCCTGCGTTGAGCGGCAAGAGTTTCTGAATGTCGGTGTTATTGTCTACTGCCGGGCTCAGGGCTTTTTACAGACGCGATTCGCGCTCAACGAAGCCCGTCTTAAAGCATTTTCTGCTAAACTGGACCTGGACGAACTAATCGGACGACTTGGGGCTTTTGAACGAATCTGCGCAGGAAAAGCGGACGGGGGGCCAATAGGAAAACTAGCCATTGCCGAACGGTTTCGCTGGCTGACGGCTACCCGCAGTACGGTTGTGCAAACTTCGCCCGTACATCCGGGCCTTTGTACCAACGCAGCCGAAACGCTGGACAACCTGTTCGAGCAACTGGTGCTATGA
- a CDS encoding serine hydrolase, whose protein sequence is MKHFTLILFLCPLLTTLAQPRTDAFLTKLLATNPSAVFKEVMRHPETYRLQIIYTQIDRDKANKPSFKHYYFRVDSTEYFNPASTVKLPLALLSLEKLNRLSIPGVTKYTAMQFDSAYSKQTKEWIDTTSESGYPSIAHCIKKAFLVSENDPYSRMYEFVGQSEINRSLHAKGYLDTRITHRFVRMTADENRHTNPIRFIRSDGRLIYTQPAAFNTDPFDFRREARLGKGYYVRDSLVHEPFNFTERNKFPLEAFQQILQSVLFPESVTPNQRFNLTNDDYRLVYQYLSQYPGETNYPKYDAKQYYDSYVKFFFMDSLHHQMPTDVRVFNKVGWAYGFLTDASYVVDFKNKVEYMLTATIYVNSDGILNDDKYEYDTVGNPFLYQLGQTIYQYERSRKRLYKPDLSKFQITYEKRINDNRPTIKNVDN, encoded by the coding sequence ATGAAGCACTTTACCCTGATCCTTTTCCTCTGCCCACTCCTCACGACGTTAGCACAGCCCCGAACAGATGCTTTTCTGACGAAGCTACTGGCAACGAACCCAAGTGCTGTTTTTAAGGAAGTGATGCGGCATCCCGAAACGTATCGACTGCAAATTATCTACACCCAGATTGATCGCGACAAAGCCAATAAGCCGTCGTTTAAACACTACTACTTCCGCGTCGACAGCACCGAATACTTCAACCCCGCTTCGACCGTAAAACTGCCGCTAGCCCTCCTCTCGCTCGAAAAACTGAACCGACTCAGCATACCCGGTGTCACTAAATACACCGCCATGCAGTTCGACAGCGCCTATAGCAAACAAACGAAAGAGTGGATCGATACGACTTCGGAGAGCGGCTATCCATCCATTGCCCATTGCATTAAAAAGGCATTTCTGGTCAGTGAAAACGATCCCTACAGCCGTATGTATGAGTTTGTCGGGCAAAGCGAAATCAACCGATCACTGCACGCCAAAGGGTATCTGGACACGCGCATTACCCACCGATTTGTCCGCATGACCGCCGACGAAAACCGCCACACCAACCCCATCCGGTTTATTCGGTCAGATGGCCGTTTAATCTATACCCAACCAGCAGCGTTTAATACCGACCCATTCGATTTTCGACGGGAAGCCCGGCTTGGCAAAGGCTATTATGTGCGCGATAGTCTGGTGCATGAGCCGTTCAACTTTACTGAGCGTAATAAATTCCCGCTGGAAGCTTTTCAACAAATTTTGCAGTCGGTACTGTTTCCCGAATCGGTTACTCCCAACCAACGATTTAACCTGACTAATGACGACTATCGACTCGTTTATCAGTACCTGTCGCAGTATCCGGGCGAGACAAATTATCCGAAATACGACGCCAAACAATATTACGACAGCTACGTAAAATTCTTCTTCATGGACAGTCTCCATCATCAGATGCCAACCGATGTCCGGGTATTCAACAAGGTGGGTTGGGCCTATGGCTTCCTAACCGATGCATCCTACGTGGTAGATTTCAAAAACAAGGTCGAGTACATGCTGACAGCCACAATCTATGTTAACAGCGATGGCATTCTGAACGACGACAAGTACGAGTACGACACTGTTGGCAATCCGTTTCTGTATCAGTTGGGCCAAACGATCTATCAGTATGAACGAAGCCGAAAACGACTTTATAAACCTGATCTGAGCAAATTTCAAATCACTTACGAAAAACGAATCAACGACAACCGCCCAACCATAAAAAACGTTGACAATTAA
- a CDS encoding serine hydrolase domain-containing protein, producing the protein MHLQSTFRTLALIVLTALSVQAQTATRQNSPQLTTSTPESAGFSSERLNRLDGLLQSYIDKGAFPGASAIVVRDGKIVYYKAFGKSDLDDNKPLAKDAIYRIASMTKAITSLAVMMLHEEGKIMLDDPISKYIPEFAKPVVLDKFNEKDSTYTTVPAKREITVRHLLSHMSGINYNVIASDPRMRAIYTKAGGIPDAFVTQNYTLGQMVKQLAKQPLNHQPGEKWTYGLSIDVLGYLVEVVSGQSLAQFFEKRIFEPLGMKDTFFYLPDAKKDRLVKLYSEDKDKKLVKTSSIKTLPVDPDYPIMGAKTYYSGGGGLSSTAYDYAIFLQMLLNNGVYNGKRFLSRKSIDLFTQSDQTGTLFPEPGNYFSLGFRVVGEKGHNNDLNSIGTYAWGGAFSTHYIADPKEKIAIVLMKQMWGTTYGGELDRKFDVLVYQALDD; encoded by the coding sequence ATGCATCTTCAATCTACTTTTCGCACACTAGCGCTGATCGTCCTGACAGCGCTGTCTGTGCAGGCCCAAACTGCCACCAGGCAAAATTCTCCGCAATTAACGACATCGACTCCCGAATCGGCTGGTTTCTCATCAGAACGGCTCAACCGGCTCGACGGGCTCCTTCAGTCGTACATCGACAAAGGAGCTTTTCCGGGCGCATCGGCCATTGTGGTTCGGGATGGCAAAATTGTGTATTACAAAGCCTTCGGCAAATCGGACCTCGACGACAATAAGCCGTTAGCCAAAGACGCCATTTACCGAATTGCGTCGATGACCAAAGCCATCACGTCGCTGGCTGTTATGATGCTGCACGAAGAGGGAAAAATCATGCTCGACGACCCCATCAGCAAATATATCCCTGAATTTGCCAAACCCGTTGTGCTCGACAAATTCAACGAGAAAGATAGTACCTACACTACCGTACCAGCCAAGCGGGAAATTACTGTCCGGCATTTACTGTCGCATATGTCGGGAATCAACTACAACGTCATTGCCAGCGATCCCCGCATGCGGGCTATTTATACCAAAGCGGGCGGTATTCCCGATGCGTTTGTGACCCAGAATTACACCCTCGGACAAATGGTGAAGCAACTGGCTAAACAACCCCTCAATCACCAGCCCGGTGAAAAATGGACCTACGGCCTGAGTATTGATGTGCTTGGTTATCTGGTCGAAGTCGTGTCGGGGCAAAGTCTGGCGCAGTTTTTTGAAAAGCGTATCTTCGAGCCACTGGGCATGAAAGACACTTTCTTCTACCTACCCGATGCCAAGAAAGACCGACTGGTGAAACTGTATTCGGAAGACAAAGACAAAAAGCTGGTCAAAACCTCCAGTATAAAAACCCTCCCCGTTGATCCCGATTACCCAATTATGGGTGCCAAAACCTACTATTCGGGTGGTGGCGGCTTATCTAGTACGGCCTATGATTATGCCATTTTTCTGCAAATGCTGCTGAACAATGGCGTTTACAACGGGAAGCGATTCCTCAGTCGCAAAAGCATCGACCTGTTTACGCAGAGCGACCAGACCGGCACGCTGTTTCCAGAACCCGGCAACTATTTCAGTCTGGGCTTCCGGGTCGTCGGCGAAAAAGGTCATAACAACGACCTGAACAGCATTGGTACCTACGCCTGGGGCGGTGCGTTCAGCACACACTACATTGCTGATCCGAAAGAGAAAATTGCCATCGTCCTGATGAAACAGATGTGGGGCACTACTTACGGCGGTGAACTCGACAGAAAGTTTGATGTGCTGGTGTATCAGGCGCTGGATGATTAG
- a CDS encoding glycosyltransferase family 4 protein, with the protein MKKIAFIVQRYGLEVNGGAEYYCRILAERLAGTYEVDVLTSCALDYITWANWYPPEMTPINGVKVHRFATEYERQEKACGRAEHKIKKWSRPEEWQGFGWIRMWGRALVGKTVRRYSWLWAKAQGPYAPDLITYLQRNHHQYDALIFITYLYYPTIVGLNVAPHKSIFIPTAHDETPIYLPIFRPVFHKPRAILFLTEGEKRFVHQFFKNEAIYNDVIGVGIETLKIPPAETAATILKTDAPYLIYIGRIAEAKGCDMLFAYFIQYKQAHPSSLKLVLVGQAFMTIPEHPDIITAGFVDEEVKVALLKGAKALVIPSQYESLSMVTLESFAYGIPVIANEKCEILKDHIELSQGGLLYAEYDRFEQAVQQLSTSDSGEMGEKAQAYIEQNYTWDKVLSRFDKAVNYVTDWK; encoded by the coding sequence ATGAAAAAAATAGCCTTTATTGTTCAACGGTATGGATTGGAAGTGAATGGGGGAGCCGAATATTATTGCCGGATATTGGCCGAACGGTTAGCTGGCACTTATGAAGTGGATGTACTAACCAGTTGCGCACTGGACTACATTACCTGGGCTAACTGGTATCCGCCCGAAATGACCCCAATTAATGGGGTTAAAGTCCATCGATTTGCCACCGAATACGAACGACAGGAAAAGGCTTGTGGCCGAGCTGAGCATAAAATCAAGAAATGGTCACGGCCCGAAGAATGGCAGGGATTCGGCTGGATTCGGATGTGGGGCCGGGCGCTTGTTGGTAAAACCGTTCGGCGGTATAGCTGGTTATGGGCCAAAGCGCAGGGACCTTACGCACCCGATTTGATCACTTATCTACAACGCAACCACCACCAATACGACGCGCTGATCTTCATTACGTACCTGTATTATCCAACCATTGTCGGTTTGAATGTTGCCCCGCACAAGTCGATTTTCATTCCGACTGCCCACGACGAAACGCCCATTTACCTACCTATTTTCCGGCCAGTATTCCATAAACCCCGGGCCATTTTATTCCTCACGGAAGGCGAAAAACGCTTTGTTCATCAGTTCTTTAAAAACGAAGCCATTTACAATGATGTGATCGGCGTCGGTATCGAAACCTTAAAAATACCGCCAGCCGAAACAGCTGCTACGATCCTAAAAACCGATGCGCCATACCTGATTTATATTGGGCGGATTGCCGAAGCCAAGGGGTGCGATATGCTGTTCGCGTATTTTATTCAGTACAAACAGGCTCACCCATCGTCTTTAAAACTCGTGCTGGTCGGTCAGGCGTTCATGACCATTCCTGAGCATCCAGACATTATTACGGCCGGTTTTGTGGACGAAGAGGTGAAAGTTGCCTTGCTGAAAGGAGCCAAAGCCCTAGTGATTCCCTCGCAATATGAAAGCCTCTCCATGGTAACGCTGGAAAGCTTTGCGTATGGCATACCCGTAATCGCCAATGAAAAATGTGAGATTCTGAAAGATCATATCGAACTCAGCCAGGGAGGTCTTTTATACGCCGAATACGACCGTTTTGAACAAGCCGTTCAACAGCTTTCTACCAGCGACTCAGGCGAAATGGGTGAAAAAGCGCAGGCATACATCGAGCAAAATTACACCTGGGACAAGGTACTGAGCCGTTTCGATAAAGCGGTGAATTATGTAACTGATTGGAAATGA
- a CDS encoding ABC transporter ATP-binding protein, producing MKIYRRLMAYARPYGKFVIPFFVFTLIGVFFNVFQFALIIPLLNFLFDPINTAEAARFASAPEFQLSPAYFKDTFYHFIYQFKTTNPIHALYFLAGMIVVSVVLTNLFRFLAQRCLLNARTLLVKRLREALFEKINSLHLGYFTKEHKGDLLSRLNGDVYAIESVAGSSIEVVFKEPYLLIGYFVALFAISVKLTLFTLVIIPISAVGIAAVTKKLKKEAQDVQSSMGRMLTLMDETLLGMRIIRSFNATGFVLKRFSQENDFYRQASLEGFKRRELAPAFSEASGVFVVACILVYGGSLVLSSQSNLQASSFIAFIAIFSQVIRPAKAIVVALTNIQQGQAAGERIIELLDKPIEIQDKPTAQELKSFRRDIVFDDVSFQYGDKPVLKNINFRIAKGQKIALVGPSGVGKSTIADLLPRFYEVTRGSVKIDGVDVRDYTMESLRQQMSFVTQEIILFHDTIFNNIALGRPDASLDEVIEAAKIANAHTFIMDTEDGYNTVIGDRGLRLSGGQRQRLSIARAVFKKPLILILDEATSALDIESEKSVQEALNNLMEGRTTLVIAHRLSTIKEADEILIMEGGKIIERGNHYELISSQDSVYKRLNMMQELVQ from the coding sequence ATGAAGATTTATAGGCGGCTGATGGCATACGCCCGGCCTTATGGAAAATTTGTTATCCCTTTTTTTGTATTTACCCTCATCGGGGTGTTTTTCAACGTATTTCAGTTTGCGCTGATCATTCCGTTGCTCAATTTTCTGTTCGATCCGATCAACACGGCCGAGGCCGCCCGGTTTGCTTCAGCTCCTGAGTTTCAACTGTCGCCAGCGTATTTTAAAGATACGTTTTACCATTTCATTTATCAGTTCAAAACGACCAATCCTATACACGCGCTTTATTTTCTGGCGGGAATGATTGTGGTGTCGGTTGTGCTGACCAATCTGTTTCGGTTTCTGGCCCAGCGTTGTTTGCTAAACGCCCGAACGCTGCTTGTCAAGCGGTTGCGGGAGGCTTTGTTCGAAAAGATCAATTCGCTACACCTGGGCTATTTTACCAAAGAGCACAAAGGCGATCTGCTTTCCCGGCTGAACGGCGACGTTTACGCCATCGAAAGTGTAGCTGGTAGTTCTATCGAAGTGGTATTTAAGGAACCATACCTGCTGATTGGCTATTTCGTGGCGTTGTTTGCGATTTCAGTAAAACTCACTCTGTTTACGCTGGTCATTATTCCGATTTCGGCGGTTGGTATCGCGGCTGTGACCAAGAAGCTCAAAAAAGAAGCGCAGGATGTACAGTCATCGATGGGGCGGATGCTGACCCTGATGGATGAGACCCTACTCGGTATGCGGATTATCCGGTCGTTCAACGCAACGGGTTTCGTACTCAAACGCTTTAGTCAGGAGAATGACTTTTATCGGCAGGCAAGTCTGGAGGGGTTTAAACGTCGCGAGCTGGCTCCGGCGTTTTCTGAGGCATCGGGGGTATTTGTCGTCGCCTGTATTCTGGTGTATGGCGGTAGTCTGGTGTTGAGTAGCCAGAGCAATTTACAGGCCAGTTCGTTCATTGCGTTCATCGCTATTTTCTCGCAGGTAATTCGTCCCGCTAAGGCGATTGTGGTGGCTCTGACGAACATTCAACAGGGGCAGGCTGCGGGCGAACGCATCATTGAGCTGCTAGATAAGCCCATAGAAATACAGGATAAACCAACGGCGCAGGAACTGAAAAGCTTCCGGCGAGACATTGTTTTTGACGATGTAAGTTTTCAATACGGCGACAAACCCGTGTTGAAAAACATCAATTTCCGAATTGCCAAGGGGCAGAAAATAGCGCTGGTCGGGCCTTCGGGGGTTGGGAAATCGACCATTGCCGACCTGCTTCCCCGGTTTTATGAAGTAACGCGGGGGAGTGTAAAAATTGATGGCGTTGATGTTCGGGATTATACCATGGAGTCGCTTCGGCAACAGATGAGCTTTGTCACGCAGGAGATCATCCTGTTTCACGACACGATTTTCAACAACATTGCCCTCGGGCGACCGGATGCCAGTCTGGATGAGGTGATCGAAGCGGCCAAAATTGCCAATGCCCATACGTTTATCATGGACACGGAAGATGGCTACAACACCGTCATTGGCGACAGAGGCCTTCGGCTAAGTGGTGGCCAGCGGCAACGGTTAAGTATTGCCCGCGCCGTATTCAAAAAACCTTTGATTCTGATTCTGGACGAAGCTACATCGGCATTGGATATTGAATCCGAGAAATCGGTGCAGGAGGCATTGAACAACCTGATGGAAGGTCGCACAACGCTGGTGATTGCCCACCGGCTCAGTACCATTAAAGAAGCCGACGAAATCCTGATTATGGAAGGGGGGAAAATCATCGAGCGGGGCAATCATTACGAACTCATCAGTAGCCAGGACAGCGTGTATAAACGACTGAATATGATGCAGGAGCTGGTTCAGTAA
- a CDS encoding glycosyltransferase family 4 protein, producing MMRVVFDCERMKYVNTGLYYYCLNLGKALRDTMSREELAVFIPDHVRATFEPTTACIAQHSLQKFLMPSVSQYNIWHSTYQSSQYLPQRNRKIKVLLTIHDLNFLHEDKPTHKKARCLAQLQQNIDRSDAIVCISEFTRKDVLAHCDTGNKPVYVIYNGTNRLHQPILMPRSYRPRIPFLFNVGVITRKKNQHQILPLLQKNPSLELILAGRHEDKDYAHFLRQHASELRVDDRMHLVNEITEEEKSWYYHNCQAVVMPSLAEGFGLPVTEAMSVGKPVFLSRHTALPEIGKDLAFYFQDFDNMHHDFMMGMQQYKRAGNEMKEALKAYSAQFNWEDSARKYMNVYRSLV from the coding sequence ATGATGCGTGTCGTTTTTGATTGCGAGCGGATGAAATATGTCAACACGGGGCTTTACTATTATTGTCTGAATTTGGGTAAGGCTTTGCGGGATACAATGAGCCGGGAGGAACTGGCCGTTTTTATTCCAGACCACGTTCGGGCCACATTTGAGCCAACAACAGCCTGCATTGCCCAACACTCATTGCAAAAGTTCCTGATGCCATCGGTGAGTCAGTATAACATTTGGCATAGTACCTATCAAAGCTCGCAGTATCTGCCCCAGCGCAACAGAAAAATTAAGGTATTACTGACGATTCATGACCTTAATTTTCTGCATGAAGACAAGCCAACGCATAAAAAAGCGCGTTGCCTGGCTCAGTTACAGCAGAACATTGACCGGAGCGATGCCATCGTTTGCATTTCTGAATTTACCAGAAAGGACGTACTAGCCCATTGCGATACAGGAAATAAGCCGGTTTATGTGATTTATAACGGTACAAACCGCCTGCATCAGCCTATATTGATGCCTCGTTCGTATCGGCCCAGAATCCCGTTTTTATTCAACGTCGGGGTAATTACCCGCAAGAAAAATCAGCACCAGATTCTACCATTGCTGCAAAAAAATCCTTCCCTTGAGTTGATTCTGGCTGGTCGTCATGAGGATAAGGATTATGCGCATTTCCTGCGGCAACATGCCTCGGAGCTACGGGTGGACGATCGGATGCACCTGGTCAATGAAATTACGGAAGAAGAGAAATCGTGGTATTATCACAATTGTCAGGCTGTGGTGATGCCTTCCCTGGCCGAAGGTTTTGGCTTGCCTGTAACAGAAGCTATGTCGGTAGGGAAACCCGTATTTTTATCGAGACACACAGCCCTACCTGAAATTGGGAAAGATCTGGCGTTTTACTTCCAGGACTTCGACAATATGCATCATGATTTTATGATGGGTATGCAGCAGTACAAACGGGCAGGTAACGAGATGAAGGAAGCCCTGAAGGCATACAGTGCCCAGTTTAACTGGGAGGATTCGGCCCGAAAATATATGAATGTGTACCGATCACTGGTATAA
- a CDS encoding glycosyltransferase family 4 protein, translating to MKFPHSGLYYYCQNLSDHINKLLVETDQPLMRMYLPPRKKLSLHPKPYHLIEQKWHKLIQPFLLKCRVWHAPFQSGRILPDKNRFPHLKVVLTIHDLNVLHEGKPDDVQQKSLAHTQSLIDQSDVIICISEFTKNDVLTHCTVGDKPIYVIHNGVNKLPGSIEAEESLYKPNREFMLGIGYLNKKKNFHVLLPLLQLNPELELIVIGCHDDPDYVATMWQQAQQLGVADRLRLPGMVSEAAKIWYLQHCKALVHPSLAEGFGLTVIEAMQFGKPVFLSPLTSLPEVGGDAAFYFPSFDAEAMQETFLQGLKAATCPKHQEAILKNAARFDWEKTAQQYLSVYQSIAG from the coding sequence ATGAAATTCCCCCATTCTGGCCTGTATTATTACTGCCAGAATTTGAGTGATCATATCAATAAACTGCTGGTGGAAACCGATCAGCCACTCATGAGGATGTATTTACCTCCTCGTAAAAAGCTGTCGCTGCATCCGAAACCATACCACCTGATTGAGCAGAAATGGCATAAACTGATTCAGCCGTTTCTACTCAAGTGCCGGGTGTGGCATGCACCGTTTCAGTCTGGACGAATTTTGCCCGACAAAAATCGATTTCCACACCTGAAGGTTGTGCTGACCATCCACGATCTGAATGTACTCCACGAAGGAAAACCGGACGATGTTCAGCAAAAAAGTCTGGCTCATACTCAATCGTTGATCGATCAGAGCGATGTAATTATTTGTATATCGGAATTTACCAAAAACGACGTGCTGACGCATTGCACCGTTGGCGATAAACCTATTTATGTAATTCATAACGGGGTCAATAAACTACCGGGTTCGATAGAAGCAGAAGAGAGTCTGTACAAGCCCAACCGGGAGTTTATGCTGGGAATAGGCTATCTGAATAAAAAGAAGAACTTCCATGTGCTGCTGCCTTTGTTACAGCTCAATCCAGAGCTGGAGTTGATCGTCATCGGCTGTCACGACGACCCTGATTATGTAGCTACCATGTGGCAACAGGCGCAGCAGTTAGGCGTTGCGGATCGGCTGCGTTTGCCGGGTATGGTGTCGGAAGCGGCTAAAATCTGGTATCTGCAACACTGCAAAGCTCTGGTCCACCCCTCACTGGCCGAAGGCTTTGGTCTCACCGTAATCGAAGCCATGCAATTCGGTAAGCCTGTTTTTCTATCGCCCCTTACATCCTTACCCGAAGTAGGTGGCGATGCAGCGTTTTACTTTCCCAGCTTTGATGCCGAGGCCATGCAGGAAACCTTTCTGCAAGGACTAAAAGCGGCCACCTGCCCCAAACACCAGGAAGCCATCTTAAAAAATGCCGCCCGTTTCGACTGGGAGAAAACTGCTCAGCAATACCTGTCCGTTTACCAATCCATTGCGGGTTAA